ACCCCGGCGGCACCAGGACGGTCGCCGGTTCGCGCCGCGCCGGCGGCTCCAGGCCGGCCAGCCAAGCGGGCAGGGGAGCATCGGCCAGGCGGTCGCGGTAGCTGGCCTCGACCATCACCGGGCGCTTCTTCTCGGCTCGCTGCGCAGCCAGGATGCCGCGCGCAACCTCGTCCACCGTCATGCAGCCCTGCGCCGTGTCGAAGTGCGAGCGGTAGCCCGTTTCGGAGATAAACGGCCTGTCCAGGTCGATGACGTGGAACTGGAAGTGGGCACCCAGCGGCCCGCCGTAGCCGGCCTCGTACTCCACCAGGGCGCGCATGTCGCCATCCGCGACCAGGAACTGGCCGCGCTGGCCCCACAAGGGCACGTCGCCAGGCACCGCCGCGCAATGGCGCTCGATGACCTGGCCGGGCGCGTCGTGGTCGGCCATGCTGCCCACGTGCGTTCCGCCGTTCATCTTCCAGATGACGGCCTCGTATCGGTCGCTGGCCGCCTCGGCGGCCGCACCGTCGCCGCGCATGATCGCCGCGTCGATCTCCACCACGGCCGCCACGGCGGCGGCCAGCAGCTCGTCGCGTTCGGTGGGCAGCTCGGCCAGCAGCTCGGCCGCCGGCGCGTTCCAGTCCTGGCCCGGCTGGGCCGGCGTCTTGCGTTTCTTCGCCATCGGCCGGCCCCTCAAGTGTCAGCACGCCGCCACGCGATCACGTCGCGGGCTTCGTAGCCGTGGCGCTTGCAGTCGTCGCAGAATCCCGAGCTGAACCCCTTGTGGTTCGTGCCGATCCATGCGGCCGGCTTGCCGCATTCGTGGCCGTAGGTGCCCGGCTCGGCGTTGTGGCACTTGCCGTCCGTCGCGTAGCTGTTCGTCGGTGCCTGGGGAGCGTTGTTCCTGGTCATGGTCGCCTCCTGGAAGCCCCGGCCGAAGCCGGGGCCGCCCCTCATCAGTCAATAGCCCGGTAGATCGCGGCCGCCTCGGCGTGGCTGGCTGCGAAGCCGCGCAGGAAGTGATAGCGGTCGATCAGGGCATCGCCGGCGTCCGTGTCGGCGGCCTCGGCCGCGAGCTGGCCCAGCGCGAACAGGGTTGCGACAATGCCGGCGGCGTCGGCCGACAACTCGCCTCGGAAGCCGTTGCCGTCCACCTCGATCTCCAGGCGGTCGGCCAGGTCGGGGGCCATGTAAAAACCGCCGTCCGACAAGGTGTAGTAGTGCCAATACGCGCCGCTGTAGCGTTCGCAGAGCCGGCGAAGCCAGGCATACACCAGGGCCTCGCCGCGCATCATCAGACGCGGGCCGAAGTAGGCGGGCAGGAAGTCGAGGCGCTGGGCCTCGGCGACCAGGGAAGCGGTAACGGGTTGCTCTTGGGTGTTCATCGGACTTTCTCCGGTAGTTGACCTGGGCGAAATGCCCGGCCTTCAAGTGCTATATTAGGGCAAAATGTCCTAATCGTCAAGCACTTTAGCTAAACTTTTTGGCCGCTAAACCTTGCCCTTTCCCTTGGCGTGCATTACAATGTAATTCACGAACCCAACCGGAGAACCAATCATGGCTGCAAACCAGCTCGTACAAACGCGCATCGACGGCGCGATCAAGGAAGAAGCGGCGGCCGTCCTGGCCGCGATGGGCCTTACCGTGTCCGACGCGGTGCGGCTGCTGCTCACGAAGGTGGCCCAGGACAAGGCGCTGCCCTTCGAGCCGCTGATTCCGAACGCCACCACCATCGAGGCGATGAAGGAAGCCCGCAAGGGCAAGCTGCCGCGCTTCGCCACCGTCAACGATCTGATGGCCGATCTGCATGCGGCAGATTGAGCGCACCGGCCAGTTCAAGCGCGACTACAAGCGCGAGGCGAAAGGGCAGCACCGGGCCACGCTCGACGCCGACCTGGTGCCCGTCCTGGTCGCGCTCGCCGACGACCAGCCGCTGGAACCTCGGCACCGCGACCACGCGCTGACCGGGGACTGGAAGGATCACCGGGATTGCCACGTCAAGCCCGACCTGGTGCTGATCTACCAGAAGCCCGACGCCGACACGCTGCGCCTGGTGCGCCTCGGCTCTCACTCCGAACTCGGCTTGTGATCGGCGCGGGCCTGGCCCCGCGTCTCACGTTTCATTGACACTTGAGGGGCGCTTTCCGCGCCACCGGCCGAGCTGGCCGACCCCCTTCCTTGGCGTAAAACCTGCGGCGGTGGAGCTGCTGCGATGCTTGAGGATCGCGCGGCCGGTCGAACCGCGGCGACCTGGTTGGGGAGTGTGAGGGGGCTTTGCCCCCTCGCAAGCTCTCGAACTTACTGCCTTCCGCCAGGCGCTTGCGCCTGGCTCTCCTAAGCCGTAGCGCCGAAGGCGCTCCATTGTGGGGTGAGGCCGCAAGGCGGCCGAGGGGCGTAGCCCCTGGGGGGATGGGAGGCCGCTTGCGGCCGGGTGGGATCGAGAAGGGGGGTTTCCCCCCTTCGGCGGCCGGTCATGCTGCGCGGCAGCTTGGGCCGTGTTGCCGTTTTTTTCGCCAGCCTCTGGTTAAAACTACCTGGTTATATAAAAAGGTTATAAAGACGGTTAAAAACCTGGTTAGCATGACCGAAAAACGCGCGTAAACCGTTGTCACGCCAAGGAAAAGTGCGAAGAGGCCGCCCCTCAAGTGTCAATGGATAAGCCCCCCATGTGTCAATACGCTGCCCCTCAAGTGTCAAGAACCGCGCCCCTCAAGTGTCAGTAGGGCCGCCCCTCAAGTGTCAATACCGGGGCAGGGTTCCTAACAGGGTTATCCACAACTTCGGTGGATAACTCCATGCCGATCAGGCACTTAGGCCGCCTCGGCGGCCGCCTGGACGGCTCGACCAGGCCGAAATCGGCCGCTGCCCCCCAAGTGTCAACATCGCGCCGGCCCCGCTGCCCCTCAAGTGTCAACGTCAGGGCTGCGCCGGCCGGCCTCGGCCGACTTGTCCCGAAACTGTCCACAACGGCCGCGCCGGTGGGGCAGGGCAGGGAAGGCCCCGGAAACGGGCCAGGAAGGCCCGTCAGGGCCGCAAAGCCCAGCGGCGAGGGCCACCGGCCCGGTGAGCGTCGGGAAGGCGCTGGAAGCCCGCCAGGGGCGAGACGGGCGGCTCTGCCGCCTGGCTCGATGCGCAGCACGACATAGCCGGTTCTCGCGGCCGCCGGCCGGGAGAATCCCCCGCAGCTCGGCCCCTCAAGTGTCAAAGGGTGGATCTCATCGTCAGAAGCGGCGATGCGAGATCCAGCGCCGGCGTCGGCCGTCATCGTCGGAACTGGCGATGGGGCCCTCGGTTCATCGTCAAAGGTGGCGATGGTCGACCGTGGCCTGGACGTGGCCAGCCTCGCCGGAAATGACGATGCTGCAGCTCGACGTGCGCGCGACCAGGTGGCCGGAACTCCCTCGTCAGAAGCGGCGATGCTCGAGAAAAAAAGCCGCCTCGATCTCGGGCGGCTCTCCAGGGGCAGGGCGGCGGTCATCGAGGCTAAGCCGGGATACGGCCAGTTTTAGCTCATAAGCCTCAAAGTCATTAAAGACGTCTTGCTTATGCAGGCTGCTCCGATCACGCGGGATCGGCCCCCCCTGCCGATCACTCGGGTGATCGGTTCTCCATACCTCGGAGGGCCGGGAGCGGCTCCGATCCATTGCGACCTCGAGCCCTTGCCGCGCTGGCACGTACAGCTTGGTCATATGTCATCGTGCCGGCAACCACCGCTGCAACGTCCGCCAGAAATCGTGGCTTGGGTTCATGGCCCGCAATCCGCGTGTTTGCAAGGGCCTGGGCAATTGCATCGCCGCGCACCTCCTTCGTGGTCACGGCAACACCTCAACCCCAACAGGACGCCAAGCCATCACCTCTCCACCGTGCAGCTTCGGATCGAACCGCTTAAGCAGGTTCTCCAGTGCGTGCTCCTCGATCCGTGGCCGGGAAGAAATGCCGCGCCCCCGCGGCAGCGAAACGGGGCGAGGCACCTTCATCTGACTTGCTTTCTTGGTCATGCTCATGATTTTCCTCCTGGAACGTCACGCCGCACAATGCGAACGGTCGTCTCGTCGACGGGACCTGGGAGCGAAATGCCGTGATCAGAAAAGTCCGTGCCGGGCCTTGGCTCCGAGCTGGACGATCACGATTGATCCCAAGCGTCGATGGTCAATAGTTGATTGGGAGGACAAGCGGCAATCTTCTCTGCGTGAAAGATCAAATTGCCCTTCCAGTTCGGGGGCATCACATAGTCATCGCCAATGATGGCAGGCCCCCTGTGCGCCGGCGGTCCGTCAGCAAGCAGCGGCAGCACATCGCTGGCTTTGGCGGTGTAGCGGTTCGGGTAGCCGCTGAAGGAGAGTTGGATCGCCGACCCCGCCTTCACGAGTTGATGCAGCCACTCGATGCCGCCGGGTCCGACCTCCCAGTTCGCGAGAACGGCCGCCCTTCGGTCCACCGCCTGGTCACGCTCCTCGGGTGTCTGAGCTGCGACAACTATCCACCAGCCGATCATCGTTTGCTCCTTCGTTGCTGGCCAATCCCATGCACAACGAGCCTGAAGTGCCTGCTCGATTTGTCGGATGGCGCTCTGTGTCGGATGATCGCACTTCATCTTCAGGAGATATTCTCTTCACCATTCAAAAGCCATTGCCACCGCCCGCCGGCTACGCCAGTTGGCTCGACTACGCAGTCGAGGCGTTCAGCACCCGGCAGGCGTGGCTCGAAAGCCTCTGGGAAACCTGGGTCGACGACACCGCTGTCGAACTAGACCGCGAAGAGATCCGCGAGTCTGCGCGTCTGGAACTGCGCGCCCTGCGCAAGGCGGCCGGAGCTGCTGACCCATGAGTTGGGGACACGTGCCGCACACACCGCACTTACCGAGCTATCGAACCTTTCGCGCACCGGTCTTGGCGGCCTTTGAGGCTGGCACTTCTTGCGGCGGCGGTACCGGTTCCGGCGGCGAGAGCCGCTCCAGCAGCGCGCGAAGCGTCTGTGCTTCGGCTTTGAATTGCGTCGCTTCTTGCTGGGCCACCGCGAGTCGTTCCCTCGTCGCCTGAAGATCGTCAACAAGGCCGCGATTGCTGGCCGTCAGTTCTCGTTGCGACACCTCGGCCGCATCGGCCTTGACCTGCAGCCGCGTAACGGCGTCGGCCTGCGCCAGCAAGCTCTCGCGATGGCGGCCTTCGGCCTGCGCCAATTGGCCACGCAGCGCCTCGAGCTGCTTGTCGGCCTTGATCCGGGCCTGGCGCTCCTGGTCGATCTCCAGCAGCGCGCGCCGCTCGGCGGCGTCCGAACGAGCGTTCGCCGCGTCCACGGCCTCCCTTGCCTTGGCTAATTCGGCGCTGAAATCCACCCGCACTCGCTCCTGCTGATGGCGCGCTTCCTCGAGATGGCGCTGCAACTCCTGCAACCTGGCCACGGCGCCGGCATGGGCGCGCCGCTCTGCCTCCAGGTCCGTTTGCCGTTGCTGGAGCGATTCCTGGGTCGCGCTCAGCTGCTGACGCAGGGTATCGGCGCTGGCCAGCGCCTCGGTTGCCGCTTGGCGAGCCCGAGCTTCCTCGCCCTGAGCCTGCTCGACCGCGGCCTGGTCCTCCAGGCGCAGCGCCGCGAGTTCGTGGCGCGCAGCGGCCGTGGCCTGCCGCCACAACTCGGCGATGACCTCCGCCGCGCTCGTTTTGAGTTCGGGCGGCAGATCCGGATGGTCGATTTCGACGCGCGCCTTGCTGCGCAGATCCTCCCAGAACTTGGCCAGCGCCTCCGCCGGCGCACTCATCGAGCCCTTGCGCACAAACTGGTACAGCTTGCTTGCCGTGGGGGTGATGCCATAGCGGAAGAACAGCAACGCGCAAACCTCACGATAGAGGTCTTTTGTTTCCGTAAATCGCCCCCGGAGGGTTTCAATGTCGCTCTGGAGTTCAATTTCGGTATTCATTAATAAATAATACAACGTAATACGTTGAATTCATTGAATTAATTCTCAGTCTATGGACATAAGTCTTCTAATGTCCATAGACTTGGCGATGTTCTCCCTTTGCGCGTAGCTCCGCATGAATGCCCTCGTCAGCCTGGATCAGATGATGGTGCCGGCCCACCTGGACGGTCGCAAGGGCCGAAATCGCGCTACCTCGCGATCGCAGTTGGCCGCAGTCGACGACCGCTCGGCTGTGCTGGCCTGGCTGGCCCGCTATACCGATTCACCCGCCACGCTTGCCAGCTATCGCAAGGAAGCTGAACGCCTACTGCTGTGGTGCGTGCTGCAGCGTGGCGCAGCCCTTTCAGACCTCACGCACGAGGATCTGCTGCTCTACCAGCGTTTCCTCGCTGATCCCCAGCCCGCCGAGCGCTGGGTCATGGAGCCGGGTCAGAAACCGGGCCGCAACTCGCCGCGCTGGCGACCCTTCGCCGGGCCGCTTGGGCCTTCGAGCCTGCGCCAGGCGCTGTCGATCCTCAACGCCATGTTTTCGTGGCTCGTGGAGGCCGGACACCTGGCCGGCAATCCGTTGGCGCTGAGCCGGCGCAAACGCCGGCAGGCTGCACCTCGTGTGAGCCGCTTTCTGCCCGAGGAACACTGGGACGTGGTGAAAGCCGCGATCGAAGCAATGCCGGTCGGCAGCGAACGCGAAAGGCTGCACGCATCGCGCTGCCGATGGCTGTTTTCACTGCTCTACATCGGTGGGCTGCGCGTGTCCGAGATCTGTGACGCCCGCATGGGCGGATTCTTCAGCCGGCGCGGCGCCGATGGGCGCGAGCGCTGGTGGCTCGAAATCACCGGCAAAGGCAGCAAGACCCGCCTGGTGCCGGCCACGGGCGAATTGATGACCGAGTTGATGCGCTACCGCAAGGCTCACGCTTTGAGCCCGCTTCCACTGGAGGGCGAAGACATGCCATTGGTGATGACGCTGATCGCCCCGGTCAAGCCTATGGCACGAAGCGCCATTCACGAGCTCGTCAAGGGGGTGATGCAGGCTGCCGCGGCCGCGCTGCGGCGGCGTGGTTCCGACTTTGGTGCCGCAGCAGCCCATCTCGAGCAGGCGTCGACGCACTGGATTCGCCACACCGCTGGAAGCCACCTGAGCGAAAAGGTCGACCTGAAAGTTGTCCGCGACAACCTGGGTCACGCCAACATCAGCACGACCAGCATCTATTTGCACACCGAGGACGATGCCCGTCACGATGCGACGGCGGCAGGGCATCGGGTCGGTTGGCGTTCGCCGTGATCACATGCGCCTCGTGACTTCTGGGACACTCCTCGCACTATTTTCGCTTCCGCTTGCGCGTCGATTGGCAGTCAAGAAGCGCTAAGCGAACGACTTGCTCTGTAGCTCTTGCTACCAATTCAGGCGCCCTCGACATTGCGTCGGCCATCGAACCGGGCCGGTCGACAATACTGAAGTAGGCATCGATGCCGATTTCGTGCACTGTGTCTGCTCCGTCTCCGACTGACCCAACGATCGCGACGACCGGAATGCCGGCCTGTTTCGCACGGCGCGCCACCTCCGCCGGCAGCTTGCCGAGCGGCGTGAGTCCATCGATGCTTCCTTCCGCGGTCAATACGAGATCGGCGCGCTCGAGGAGTGCGTCAAAGTCCAAGAAGCGCGAAAGAATCGCGAACCGGGGATAGAGGCGCGCCCCCAGAAATGCGTGCAGACCTGCACCCAGCCCCCCCGATGCACCTCCCCCTTGCATGGTGCGAACGTCGATCCCGAGATCGCGTTGGATAACTGCTGCCAGAGTCCCGAGGCCAATCTCCAATGTGGCGAGATCTTTGGGCAACGCGCCCTTCTGCGGACCGAAAATTCGCGAAACTCCGCGTCGTCCCAGCAGCACGTTGTCCCAGTTCACCGCCACGTCGATGCTGACATTGCTGAGGCGCGGGTCGCGCCCGGAGAGGTCGATGTGAGCGAGGCCGTCCAATGCCCTGCAGCCGCGGCCGATGGTTCGCCCTCTACGATCAGAAAGCCTGATGCCTAGCGCTTGGGCAAGACCGGCGCCGCCATCGTTTACGCCGCTGTCGCCGCAACCGATGAGCAATCGCTGGGCACCCAAATCCAAGGCTTCGCGCACCAGCTCACCTACACCGTAACTGGTGGTCCAGAGGGGATCTCGTTGGTCCACAGGTACGTGCCGTAGACCTGCAGCCGCCGCGATCTCAATCGCTACAGTTCCAACATGGACTCCGCCGAGCAGACCGAGATGCGCCTCCAGCGGCTGGCCCACAGGACCAGTCACTTGCACTGGACGTAGACGGCCACCTGTCAGCTCCACAAGCGTCTGAACAAAACCTTCGCCACCGTCTGCCATGGGGGCACACAGGATCTCGGCGTCAGGGGCGGCCGCTCTTACTCCTCGCGCCATGCTCTCGATCAATTCAGCTACGCTCAGGCTCTCCTTAAAGCCACATGGTGCAAGCAGGATTCGCGGACGCAGATTTTTTCGCCTTGCTTCGGCGGTCATGTATTCACTGCTGGCCGGCAGGTCTGGACAACGACGCGACGATCAGGCTTATCGCACCTCCCACGATCGCCATGTCAGCAACGTTGAACGCTGGCCAGTGCCATTGACGCAGATGGAAGTCGAGATAGTCGATAACCTGCCCGCGAATAGCCCGATCGAAGGCATTGCCCAAGGCACCGCCGAGGATGAGGCTGTACGCCAAGGCCTCAAGTCGTCGCGCTGGCCTTGCCAGTAGCCAAACCAGCCATATCGCGGCACCAACGGCGACAGCAAGTAGAAACCATCGTTGCCATCCACCGGCGTGCGCCAGAAAGCTGAACGCCGCCCCGGGGTTCAGGACGTGGACCAAGTTGAAAAAGGAGGTCACCTCATGGGACCAACCTAGCGGCGTCGTCATGTCAATGTAGCTCTTGACGGCTTGGTCGCCAGCAAACACTACAAATGCAAGGTAGTACCAGTGGGTTGAATACGTGTAGTGCATCAATTCTTCTTTATTCGTGCAGGCCAATCACGCTGGGCCGCTTGTTCAAGAGTTGCCGAACGACCCACTCGATGTCCTTGTGCATCGATCGATCGGGGCGCCACAATCCCGCGGTCACCGAGTCGCTCTCGAGCGAGGCACAAGGAGCCAGATCAGGGCGGCCGAGATCTCGACGCATGCCCAGCCCAAGACGAAGCTGGCAACGACATCCGCTGGGAAGTGCGCGCCAAGCGCAATGCGCGACCAACCTACAGCGATAGCGAAGGCCAGAAGGCCGATTCGACCGGGCCAGCCCAGAACTGGCCAGATCGCCGCAGCCAGAACCGCCACGTAGGCGGCATGACCGCTTGGAAACGAATAGCGACTGTCCGGCATCCCTACGACTCGAAAAAAGCCTTCACCCAAGACCACTGCGGGGCGCGGGAATGCAAATGCCGTTTTTAATAGGGCTGCCGATGACATCGTGAGCACCAGGCCAAAGACAAACCTTCGCAGGGCCAGGTTCGCAGAACGGGCTGCATCTGGCGCGTGGCTTCGGCGCCAGACTAGAAGGACTGCGGCGATCGCCGGAGCACCCCAATAGCTACCGACCCAGCTCAAAGCTTCAGGCAGCCATAGCAGCTGATCGGGGACGGCCTGATTCAAAAACATGAACAGGTCCAGGTTCGCTCCGCCCCAGTCGTAGAGCCATTGCTTGAGCCACGCAGCAGAGGTCAACGTTGCGTGCACTGGGGGATCAGGCCTTCTGGGTCTTGAGTAGCCTCAGACCATTGAAAACCACCAGCAAGCTCGCCCCCATGTCGGCGAACACGGCCATCCACATGGTGGCATGCCCGGTGAACGTCAACGCAAGGAACACCGCCTTGATGCCCAGGGCCAGAACGATGTTCTGCGTGAGGATCGCCGCGGTGCTGCGCGACAGCCGGATGAAGACGGGGATCTTGCGCAGGTCGTCGTCCATGAGGGCGACGTCGGCTGTTTCGATGGCCGTGTCGGTGCCGGCCGCGCCCATGGCGAAGCCGATGTCGGCACGTGCGAGCGCGGGCGAATCGTTGATGCCGTCGCCCACCATCCCCACCTGGCCCTCGCCGCCAACAAGACTCTCGATGGTCTTGAGCTTGTCCTCGGGCAACTGGTCGCCGCGGGCTTCCGAGATCCCGACCTGGGCGGCGATCGCAGCCGCCGTGTGCTGGTTGTCGCCGGTCAGCATCAGCGTGCGCACGCCCAGCGCCTGCAGGTCGGCCACCGCCGCACGGCTGGTTTCCTTGACCGTGTCGGCCACGGCAAAGATGCCGAGCACGGTCGTATCGTCCATCAGCAGGATCGCGGTCTTGCCTTGGCGCTCCAGCGCTTCGAGCAGGGACTG
This is a stretch of genomic DNA from Achromobacter xylosoxidans A8. It encodes these proteins:
- a CDS encoding antirestriction protein, with product MNTQEQPVTASLVAEAQRLDFLPAYFGPRLMMRGEALVYAWLRRLCERYSGAYWHYYTLSDGGFYMAPDLADRLEIEVDGNGFRGELSADAAGIVATLFALGQLAAEAADTDAGDALIDRYHFLRGFAASHAEAAAIYRAID
- a CDS encoding type II toxin-antitoxin system RelB/DinJ family antitoxin, with amino-acid sequence MAANQLVQTRIDGAIKEEAAAVLAAMGLTVSDAVRLLLTKVAQDKALPFEPLIPNATTIEAMKEARKGKLPRFATVNDLMADLHAAD
- a CDS encoding type II toxin-antitoxin system YafQ family toxin translates to MRQIERTGQFKRDYKREAKGQHRATLDADLVPVLVALADDQPLEPRHRDHALTGDWKDHRDCHVKPDLVLIYQKPDADTLRLVRLGSHSELGL
- a CDS encoding antitoxin VbhA family protein, which translates into the protein MTTKEVRGDAIAQALANTRIAGHEPKPRFLADVAAVVAGTMTYDQAVRASAARARGRNGSEPLPALRGMENRSPE
- a CDS encoding DNA-binding protein, whose amino-acid sequence is MNTEIELQSDIETLRGRFTETKDLYREVCALLFFRYGITPTASKLYQFVRKGSMSAPAEALAKFWEDLRSKARVEIDHPDLPPELKTSAAEVIAELWRQATAAARHELAALRLEDQAAVEQAQGEEARARQAATEALASADTLRQQLSATQESLQQRQTDLEAERRAHAGAVARLQELQRHLEEARHQQERVRVDFSAELAKAREAVDAANARSDAAERRALLEIDQERQARIKADKQLEALRGQLAQAEGRHRESLLAQADAVTRLQVKADAAEVSQRELTASNRGLVDDLQATRERLAVAQQEATQFKAEAQTLRALLERLSPPEPVPPPQEVPASKAAKTGARKVR
- the lspA gene encoding signal peptidase II, with amino-acid sequence MHYTYSTHWYYLAFVVFAGDQAVKSYIDMTTPLGWSHEVTSFFNLVHVLNPGAAFSFLAHAGGWQRWFLLAVAVGAAIWLVWLLARPARRLEALAYSLILGGALGNAFDRAIRGQVIDYLDFHLRQWHWPAFNVADMAIVGGAISLIVASLSRPAGQQ
- a CDS encoding phosphatase PAP2 family protein, which encodes MHATLTSAAWLKQWLYDWGGANLDLFMFLNQAVPDQLLWLPEALSWVGSYWGAPAIAAVLLVWRRSHAPDAARSANLALRRFVFGLVLTMSSAALLKTAFAFPRPAVVLGEGFFRVVGMPDSRYSFPSGHAAYVAVLAAAIWPVLGWPGRIGLLAFAIAVGWSRIALGAHFPADVVASFVLGWACVEISAALIWLLVPRSRATR
- a CDS encoding glycerate kinase, with product MTAEARRKNLRPRILLAPCGFKESLSVAELIESMARGVRAAAPDAEILCAPMADGGEGFVQTLVELTGGRLRPVQVTGPVGQPLEAHLGLLGGVHVGTVAIEIAAAAGLRHVPVDQRDPLWTTSYGVGELVREALDLGAQRLLIGCGDSGVNDGGAGLAQALGIRLSDRRGRTIGRGCRALDGLAHIDLSGRDPRLSNVSIDVAVNWDNVLLGRRGVSRIFGPQKGALPKDLATLEIGLGTLAAVIQRDLGIDVRTMQGGGASGGLGAGLHAFLGARLYPRFAILSRFLDFDALLERADLVLTAEGSIDGLTPLGKLPAEVARRAKQAGIPVVAIVGSVGDGADTVHEIGIDAYFSIVDRPGSMADAMSRAPELVARATEQVVRLALLDCQSTRKRKRK
- a CDS encoding tyrosine-type recombinase/integrase, translating into MNALVSLDQMMVPAHLDGRKGRNRATSRSQLAAVDDRSAVLAWLARYTDSPATLASYRKEAERLLLWCVLQRGAALSDLTHEDLLLYQRFLADPQPAERWVMEPGQKPGRNSPRWRPFAGPLGPSSLRQALSILNAMFSWLVEAGHLAGNPLALSRRKRRQAAPRVSRFLPEEHWDVVKAAIEAMPVGSERERLHASRCRWLFSLLYIGGLRVSEICDARMGGFFSRRGADGRERWWLEITGKGSKTRLVPATGELMTELMRYRKAHALSPLPLEGEDMPLVMTLIAPVKPMARSAIHELVKGVMQAAAAALRRRGSDFGAAAAHLEQASTHWIRHTAGSHLSEKVDLKVVRDNLGHANISTTSIYLHTEDDARHDATAAGHRVGWRSP